Proteins from a single region of Hermetia illucens chromosome 3, iHerIll2.2.curated.20191125, whole genome shotgun sequence:
- the LOC119653222 gene encoding trafficking kinesin-binding protein milt isoform X6: MTRAYDDIEAVTRLLEEKEKDLELTVQIGKELLTQNGRLEKRIVDLEAELKKSNEERAQLAHDLHQKSELIAVLTNDIDEGNETETPTATKSINLDLLQRKVASLQDENQSLKREAQQLAKQTDEVEEQERKLMEDITTQLNSANSQFDGLSLELERQKEENRLQHEQILSLQARLSEAEMRLHQLTAENDEQVSLLSITKENQNMLATELAEFKERYQEVLALLQETQEQLRKQKKKSQPQARSSFLPGLGIPHPDSLHSELMESSLYSDNSLDSGISSDRMSGIGSGHLPPFKKVFETVRCAAKNGHYSDGMSHLGAMALSSSSQPRMSALPFVPPTLNQAGMGTYHRPSSVYSGSTYPSYESSSLGIKTMSCESLTSSQSEDGYPSQPAGIPGAPGAKDLEAALKRLTPAEVLVRRTMLAHAPAGTYTYDENPHQGVPLGMRTPDSIMSTGSSAASGGFTHGSSNQWRLPERLQIVKPMEGSQTLHHWSRLATPNLSGLLEERPGVQVRGGRGLEELGMQVYSLSDVEEDMDDNPGKQFQESGCVYTYTNSTVMHPDDGTAALLGLSVASSRVASNSTSRQSTCPPTPRSGMSRRNSCSTYSVNMGLASLLNERGIKAITPSALNTPAGPNYSPTVTPCNSPEGSPTRSQSPEPLLGILSSGADLIRRKLLGEVERPTRNHPKQQKIMLSRLEKRALRSLRLLEKVESVGLENIIGSQPNAMSQLSSGIANRSVSPMAQLTSLKNLSASGSGLNKGISNDSLKSFTDSDLPSSISSTDVDSDDSSLNVAAAKESSSAVPNPVDIRLKQMQRQKSRRNLKNGIGQRPDLGTVGGKVRPDLGRVDTGANAKKASPPPQKQKQRSEEKVATQSMTQSFVGSISSLFFGRKGGWL, encoded by the exons AAACGCCAACAGCCACCAAATCAATCAATTTGGATTTACTTCAGAGAAAGGTCGCCTCTCTTCAAGACGAAAATCAATCATTGAAACGCGAAGCTCAGCAACTCGCAAAGCAAACGGACGAGGTAGAAGAGCAGGAACGCAAATTAATGGAGGACATCACGACTCAATTGAATTCTGCGAACAGTCAATTCGATGGCCTCAGCTTGGAGTTGGAAAGGCAGAAAGAGGAGAATCGTCTGCAACATGAACAAATTCTGAGTTTGCAGGCACGCCTTTCTGAGGCGGAGATGAGGTTACATCAACTCACGGCTGAAAATGATGAACAAGTGTCTTTGTTAAGCATAACGAAAGAAAACCAAAATATGTTGGCCACTGAACTGGCAGAATTCAAAGAACGTTATCAGGAAGTGCTGGCTCTTCTTCAAGAGACCCAAGAACAGCTTCGcaagcaaaagaaaaaatcgCAACCACAGGCTCGCAGCTCGTTCCTGCCCGGTTTGGGTATTCCTCATCCGGATTCGTTGCATTCAGAATTGATGGAATCTTCATTGTATTCCGACAATAGTTTGGATTCTGGAATTTCATCTGATCGAATGAGTGGCATTGGTTCAGGACACCTACCACCTTTCAAGAAAGTGTTCGAGACGGTACGTTGTGCTGCGAAGAATGGACATTATTCAGACGGAATGTCACATCTTGGTGCCATGGCTCTCAGCTCATCTTCACAACCTAGGATGTCGGCCTTGCCCTTCGTACCACCGACATTAAACCAGGCCGGAATGGGCACCTACCATCGTCCATCTTCGGTCTATTCAGGCTCCACTTATCCTAGTTACGAAAGCTCCTCACTTGGTATTAAAACTATGTCGTGTGAAAGCTTGACTTCGTCCCAATCAGAAGATGGTTATCCAAGTCAACCTGCTGGTATTCCTGGGGCCCCTGGAGCTAAAGATTTAGAGGCTGCTTTGAAACGTCTAACTCCTGCTGAAGTATTAGTTCGTCGCACAATGCTGGCTCATGCTCCAGCGGGTACGTATACCTACGACGAGAACCCACATCAAGGAGTTCCACTTGGAATGCGTACTCCGGACAGTATTATGTCAACTGGATCATCAGCGGCTAGTGGAGGTTTCACACATGGTTCTTCGAATCAATGGCGTCTTCCAGAACGATTGCAAATTGTAAAGCCAATGGAAGGTTCACAAACACTTCACCATTGGTCGCGTCTTGCAACACCGAATTTGAGCGGACTTTTGGAGGAACGTCCCGGTGTGCAGGTGCGAGGAGGTCGAGGCCTTGAAGAGTTAGGAATGCAAGTGTATTCTCTGTCTGATGTTGAAGAAGATATGGACGATAATCCTGGCAAGCAATTCCAGGAATCTGGCTGTGTGTATACCTATACAAATAGTACAGTAATGCATCCGGATGACGGAACGGCAGCCTTGCTCGGATTATCGGTTGCTTCATCGAGGGTAGCATCAAATTCAACCTCGAGGCAATCAAC TTGTCCACCAACCCCGCGATCTGGCATGTCGAGGAGAAATTCGTGTTCCACTTATTCTGTAAATATGGGATTGGCATCCTTGTTGAATGAGCGTGGAATTAAGGCTATTACACCAAGTGCGTTAAATACACCAGCGGGCCCCAACTATTCACCAACAGTGACCCCATGCAATAGTCCCG AAGGCTCACCAACTCGTTCTCAATCACCGGAACCGTTGCTTGGTATTCTCTCTTCAGGTGCCGATCTTATTCGCCGCAAACTTTTGGGAGAAGTTGAACGGCCAACAAGAAACCATCCAAAGCAGCAAAAAATCATGTTGTCAAGATTAGAAAAGAGAGCTTTGAGGTCGCTACGTCTTCTTGAAAAAGTGGAAAGTGTTGGACTAGAGAACATTATAGGCTCACAACCAAATGCAATGTCACAATTGTCAAGTGGAATCGCGAATCGAAGTGTAAGTCCCATGGCACAATTAACAAGCTTGAAGAACCTGTCAGCCAGCGGCAGTGGCTTGAATAAAGGCATATCGAACGACAGTCTGAAAAGCTTTACAGATAGTGATCTTCCCAGTTCAATATCTTCAACGGATGTCGACAGTGATGATAGTAGTTTGAATGTGGCCGCAGCGAAAGAAAGTTCATCGGCTGTCCCAAATCCTGTCGATATTCGTCTGAAGCAAATGCAACGCCAAAAGTCACGTCGAAACCTGAAGAATGGAATCGGGCAACGTCCAGATCTAGGAACAGTGGGCGGTAAAGTCAGGCCGGATCTAGGTCGTGTGGATACCGGTGCAAACGCAAAGAAAGCTAGTCCTCCACCACAAAAGCAGAAACAACGGAGCGAAGAGAAAGTGGCAACGCAATCAATGACACAATCGTTCGTAGGATCAATCAGTTCACTCTTCTTCGGACGAAAGGGTGGATGGCTGTAA